In Deltaproteobacteria bacterium, the following proteins share a genomic window:
- a CDS encoding tetratricopeptide repeat protein, whose amino-acid sequence MKIPLRCLIAGLLCLVGTVFPRETGAANKVYDYRLLKEKGVARFVLLLEESPKYSLKPARGGALKLTLADARIETRLSRVPGTHPGDVKIEEEKKNPSGLTFHIRLGGPARLVETSWLPKEKLLLLTAKLGGAGDWPAKPVKTVLKRLRFGIQKEYSRMVADLGKRPMWEWDRRAANRAVLRIPKGLTRLRRKEFTGIDRIGDVRVKRAPGGVDIDLVFTGTDGDHARIFWLDAGKKLVADFFDRPLALTDERLRLKRKEREDVKIAKKESQPSKDPALEKGKAGEDIRGPLASENLSAGTERKEMPPVPSSAPGGGPVVRKKIHRPGQSPGSGTTVAAIPPPVIHPVDIIIEPDIDLDHMDRIYNPEWVHHLNSEEAFLVGRIQEAWETKAYEKGAKLMEDFLSRFPESPLRESLSFLIGDFRLALLKEGRKEVFPLVIKSYSEAVRRFPQSGRVGRTYVRMAQAEAFMGRNYDALASLDMAIGRYPEGSHLPLAYLTRGKVYLRLNQPEKAVRDLKVVLSRFPHSSVVEEAHYEIAKYLYSVGAYKEAKKRFSELLEKDPDFYLKFPGFLSFMAQTSLYLKDYETARNYYFKALNLGHQPESEDLLLAHIGDTYNQQSREREAEKFYRLAIELDPESEGASIARLRLADYASGVTLFKEVHQKNLNNTIGDLALLNMAKRLYEQRQYQMAMDTLKKLMEKPKNPDIQEKARDLYASAVEEELKKRYKSGEYDKVVAMRESGILPRPSKLDPEVYLMVAQSYYHLEKYGEAIQVFRAVKPYDLSLTSKGAYFMQLADCYEREGDLLRAEKVLEQGRREGLATADKQRITLKLADLLKENADFRRAYGLYESVVKDKRVLSDLEIARAYLAMGQISNLEQRYERARASLNRCIALAEKDRKDLGLLQSAYVEMGNGYHREGNDAMAIKAYRRGLDLGYGPEKKDYWKINYRLALSYLNTGKTREAEEIFNAIAEEGDPLLQQKVQIKMGMMDLEKQLKRLPIPRDREEETL is encoded by the coding sequence ATGAAGATCCCGCTCAGATGTCTCATTGCCGGGCTTTTATGCCTGGTGGGCACGGTCTTTCCCAGGGAGACCGGGGCAGCCAATAAGGTTTACGATTACCGCCTGCTTAAGGAAAAGGGTGTGGCCAGGTTTGTGCTCCTGCTGGAGGAGTCCCCGAAATATAGTTTGAAACCGGCCCGTGGAGGAGCCTTGAAACTCACGTTGGCCGACGCCCGGATCGAGACCCGATTGAGCCGGGTACCGGGGACCCATCCAGGGGATGTGAAGATCGAGGAAGAAAAAAAGAACCCATCCGGCCTGACATTTCATATCCGGCTCGGGGGCCCGGCTCGTCTTGTGGAGACCTCTTGGCTCCCAAAGGAAAAACTTTTGCTCCTTACGGCCAAGCTGGGCGGAGCGGGGGATTGGCCCGCCAAGCCCGTAAAAACCGTCCTGAAGAGGCTTCGATTCGGTATCCAGAAAGAGTATTCCAGGATGGTGGCGGACCTTGGGAAAAGGCCCATGTGGGAATGGGATCGGAGAGCGGCAAACCGGGCCGTGTTGAGGATCCCAAAGGGCCTGACGCGTCTTCGAAGGAAGGAGTTTACGGGCATTGATCGAATCGGGGATGTGAGAGTGAAGAGAGCACCTGGAGGCGTGGATATCGATCTGGTCTTTACAGGGACCGACGGGGATCATGCCAGGATCTTCTGGCTTGATGCCGGGAAGAAACTCGTGGCTGATTTTTTCGATCGGCCCCTGGCCCTGACAGATGAGCGCCTTCGGTTGAAAAGGAAGGAAAGGGAAGATGTAAAGATCGCCAAAAAGGAGTCCCAACCATCCAAGGATCCCGCTTTGGAGAAGGGAAAGGCGGGTGAGGACATCCGTGGACCCCTGGCCTCTGAAAATCTTTCCGCAGGGACGGAGAGGAAGGAGATGCCGCCCGTTCCCTCATCAGCGCCCGGTGGCGGGCCTGTGGTGAGGAAGAAGATCCACCGGCCCGGGCAATCTCCAGGGTCCGGAACAACGGTGGCGGCCATCCCCCCACCCGTGATCCACCCCGTAGATATCATCATAGAACCCGACATTGACCTGGATCACATGGACCGGATCTACAACCCGGAATGGGTCCACCATCTGAACTCGGAAGAGGCCTTTCTGGTGGGCCGCATCCAGGAAGCCTGGGAGACCAAGGCCTATGAGAAGGGGGCCAAGCTCATGGAAGACTTCCTTTCGCGTTTTCCCGAGTCGCCCTTGAGGGAAAGCCTCTCTTTCCTGATCGGTGACTTCCGGTTGGCCCTCCTGAAAGAGGGGAGAAAAGAGGTCTTCCCTCTGGTCATTAAGAGTTATTCCGAGGCGGTCCGGCGTTTCCCCCAATCGGGACGGGTGGGGAGAACTTACGTGAGAATGGCTCAGGCCGAGGCCTTCATGGGAAGGAATTATGATGCCCTGGCTTCCCTAGATATGGCTATCGGGCGGTACCCGGAGGGCTCCCATCTCCCCCTCGCCTACCTGACCCGGGGCAAGGTCTATCTCCGGTTGAATCAGCCGGAAAAGGCTGTCAGGGACCTCAAGGTTGTATTGAGCCGCTTCCCCCACTCTTCGGTCGTGGAGGAGGCCCATTATGAGATCGCCAAATATCTTTATAGCGTGGGCGCCTATAAAGAGGCGAAGAAAAGGTTCAGTGAACTTCTTGAGAAAGACCCGGATTTCTATCTCAAGTTCCCAGGGTTCCTGAGCTTTATGGCCCAGACATCCCTTTACCTTAAGGATTACGAGACCGCCCGTAATTATTACTTCAAGGCCCTGAATCTCGGGCACCAACCGGAGTCCGAGGATTTATTGCTCGCCCATATCGGGGATACCTATAACCAGCAGTCCAGGGAACGGGAGGCGGAAAAGTTTTATCGCCTTGCCATCGAGTTGGATCCCGAGAGCGAAGGGGCGTCCATCGCCCGCCTGCGCCTGGCCGACTATGCCTCCGGGGTGACCTTGTTTAAAGAGGTGCACCAGAAAAACCTCAATAACACCATCGGGGATCTGGCGTTGCTGAACATGGCCAAGCGGCTCTACGAACAGAGACAGTATCAGATGGCCATGGATACCCTGAAAAAGCTCATGGAAAAGCCGAAGAATCCGGATATCCAGGAGAAGGCCCGGGATCTGTACGCCAGTGCCGTGGAGGAGGAACTCAAGAAGCGTTACAAGTCCGGAGAATACGATAAGGTGGTGGCTATGCGGGAGTCCGGGATCCTGCCGAGACCCTCAAAGCTGGACCCCGAAGTTTACCTCATGGTCGCCCAGTCTTACTACCATCTTGAGAAATACGGAGAAGCCATCCAGGTGTTCAGGGCCGTCAAGCCCTATGATCTTTCCCTGACCTCAAAGGGGGCCTATTTCATGCAGTTGGCGGACTGCTACGAACGCGAAGGGGATCTCCTGAGGGCCGAGAAGGTCTTGGAGCAGGGACGCCGGGAAGGACTGGCGACCGCCGACAAGCAGAGGATCACCCTGAAACTGGCCGACCTGCTCAAGGAGAATGCAGACTTCAGAAGGGCCTATGGACTCTATGAGAGCGTGGTAAAGGACAAGAGGGTGTTGAGCGACCTGGAGATCGCCCGGGCCTACCTGGCCATGGGTCAAATCAGCAACCTGGAACAGCGTTACGAGAGGGCCCGGGCCTCACTCAACCGGTGTATCGCCCTGGCGGAGAAAGACCGAAAGGATCTGGGCCTCCTTCAGTCGGCCTACGTGGAGATGGGAAACGGATACCACCGTGAAGGAAATGATGCCATGGCCATCAAGGCCTACCGCAGGGGGCTGGATCTTGGATACGGTCCGGAGAAAAAGGATTACTGGAAAATAAATTACCGTCTGGCCCTCTCCTACCTGAACACAGGGAAAACCAGGGAGGCGGAAGAGATTTTCAACGCTATAGCGGAAGAGGGAGATCCCTTGCTGCAACAGAAGGTCCAGATCAAGATGGGGATGATGGACCTGGAAAAGCAATTGAAACGACTCCCAATCCCCAGGGATCGGGAGGAAGAGACCCTTTAG
- a CDS encoding sigma-54-dependent Fis family transcriptional regulator, which translates to MPKTNRKKILWTVRDFAPPKSLWDRLEEMDMKVLLADPGEDPLEKIQKSSPALWVAQTNGGSADNLAMLDKIRSTCPDLPIVVMSTAPSVEEAVKILKMGIRDYIPKGASEEQIRLSVEGVLGQSLSRKSFSRPKMQGQDDSQEAPIAVDSAMKKILALARKVAGSRTTILIQGESGTGKEVLARYIHRCSNRKEAPFVAVNCSALPETLLESELFGHERGAFTGAVARKKGKFELADGGTLLLDEISEMDISIQAKLLRVLQEREVDRVGGQFPVPVDTRVIATTNRDLESETKKGRFRLDLFYRLNVIPLRLPPLRDRPDDIVPLANHFLERHCSLNGISQKRLTPEGEKFLKERGWPGNVRELENLMERATLLVESDQVGRADLEEILGPGEDESVEFGIDRVLPLKDMEKRMIFRALNDHGGNRTHAARVLGISVRTLRNKLNEYQEELKRSRATEESPQGVKFPTGRASSGRDGT; encoded by the coding sequence ATGCCGAAAACGAATCGAAAAAAAATCCTGTGGACGGTCAGGGATTTTGCTCCTCCCAAGAGCCTCTGGGACCGACTCGAAGAGATGGACATGAAAGTCCTTCTGGCCGATCCGGGGGAAGATCCTCTTGAAAAAATCCAGAAGTCGTCCCCGGCCCTTTGGGTCGCCCAGACCAACGGAGGATCCGCGGATAACCTGGCGATGCTGGACAAGATTCGTTCGACCTGTCCGGATCTTCCTATCGTCGTAATGAGCACCGCACCGAGCGTGGAAGAGGCGGTCAAAATCCTCAAAATGGGAATCCGGGACTACATTCCCAAAGGCGCTTCGGAAGAACAGATCCGCCTGAGCGTGGAAGGGGTTTTGGGGCAATCTTTGAGCCGGAAATCTTTTTCCCGCCCCAAGATGCAAGGGCAGGACGATTCCCAGGAAGCTCCTATTGCCGTTGATTCGGCCATGAAAAAGATCCTCGCTCTGGCCAGGAAGGTCGCCGGCAGCAGGACAACTATCCTGATACAGGGTGAGAGCGGAACCGGGAAGGAGGTCCTCGCCCGGTACATTCATCGCTGCAGCAACAGGAAAGAAGCGCCTTTCGTGGCAGTCAACTGTTCCGCCCTGCCCGAGACCTTGCTGGAAAGCGAACTCTTCGGGCATGAGCGGGGAGCCTTTACCGGCGCCGTAGCCCGGAAAAAGGGAAAATTCGAATTGGCCGACGGAGGCACCCTGCTCCTGGACGAGATCAGCGAGATGGATATCTCCATCCAGGCCAAGCTCCTGCGGGTGTTGCAGGAAAGGGAAGTGGACCGGGTCGGCGGACAGTTTCCCGTTCCCGTTGACACCCGGGTCATCGCCACCACGAACCGGGACCTTGAAAGTGAAACAAAAAAAGGTCGCTTCCGGCTCGACCTCTTTTACCGCCTCAACGTGATCCCCCTCCGATTGCCCCCCCTCAGGGATCGGCCCGATGACATCGTCCCGCTGGCCAACCATTTTCTTGAAAGGCATTGCAGTCTCAACGGTATTTCCCAAAAAAGGCTGACCCCGGAAGGTGAAAAGTTTTTGAAAGAGAGGGGATGGCCGGGAAATGTCAGGGAACTGGAAAATCTCATGGAAAGGGCCACCCTCCTGGTGGAATCGGACCAGGTGGGGCGAGCGGACCTCGAAGAAATTCTCGGGCCGGGAGAGGACGAATCTGTTGAATTCGGAATCGATCGCGTTCTTCCCCTCAAGGATATGGAAAAGCGAATGATATTCCGCGCCCTGAACGACCACGGGGGAAACCGGACCCATGCCGCAAGGGTTCTGGGAATCAGCGTCCGGACCCTGCGAAACAAGCTTAACGAGTACCAGGAAGAACTCAAGAGGAGCAGGGCAACAGAGGAAAGCCCGCAGGGCGTCAAATTCCCGACAGGCCGGGCCTCTTCGGGAAGGGATGGGACCTAG
- the flgB gene encoding flagellar basal body rod protein FlgB, producing MDRLNGKGITGKTVSLLARALDFRSANHNVISSNLANIDTPGFRPKEISFSEALKREVEKTGLPLRKTDPNHFSHFTGSLDPGERVYTMRTLGKTIVGSNQINIDREMAKMVENNLLFEASARLLAKKFEALKLAIESGRR from the coding sequence ATGGACAGGCTCAATGGTAAAGGTATCACGGGGAAGACCGTTTCGCTCCTGGCCCGTGCCCTGGATTTCAGGAGCGCCAATCACAACGTGATTTCCAGCAATTTGGCCAACATCGACACCCCAGGTTTCCGGCCCAAGGAGATCAGTTTCAGCGAGGCCCTGAAACGGGAGGTGGAAAAGACGGGACTGCCCCTTCGAAAGACCGACCCGAACCATTTTTCCCATTTCACGGGAAGTCTCGACCCGGGTGAGCGGGTCTACACCATGAGGACATTAGGGAAGACCATAGTGGGTTCAAACCAGATCAACATCGACCGCGAAATGGCCAAGATGGTGGAAAACAACCTGTTGTTCGAGGCCTCGGCCAGGTTGTTGGCCAAGAAATTCGAGGCCTTGAAACTGGCGATCGAGTCAGGAAGGAGGTAA
- the flgC gene encoding flagellar basal body rod protein FlgC has product MDLMQAIERAASGMLAQRIRLNVISTNLANANTTRTEDGKPYRRKTVIFETTPGVPGVESFEKRLKSTLEARLSGVRVREIVPVGGEFKKIYDPSHPDADENGFVYLPNVNLVEEMVNMLDANRAYEANAAVIKAAKNMALKAIELGR; this is encoded by the coding sequence ATGGACTTGATGCAGGCCATTGAACGGGCGGCGAGCGGCATGCTGGCCCAGAGGATACGGCTCAATGTCATATCCACGAACCTGGCCAATGCAAATACCACGAGGACCGAGGATGGAAAACCTTACCGGAGGAAGACGGTTATTTTCGAGACTACCCCGGGGGTGCCCGGCGTGGAATCTTTTGAAAAGCGCCTGAAAAGTACTCTCGAAGCCCGACTCAGCGGGGTTCGGGTGCGGGAAATCGTGCCCGTTGGGGGAGAATTCAAGAAAATATATGATCCTTCTCACCCCGATGCGGATGAAAATGGGTTCGTTTACCTGCCCAATGTCAACCTTGTGGAAGAGATGGTCAACATGCTGGATGCGAACCGGGCTTACGAGGCCAATGCCGCGGTGATCAAAGCCGCGAAGAACATGGCGCTCAAGGCCATTGAGCTCGGCCGTTAA
- the fliE gene encoding flagellar hook-basal body complex protein FliE, protein MDPVSRISGNVPGFFGPKKGSASPGGDSFADTLKAFARYVDGEIKKSDRMAQEFAVGKRQDIHEVMIAAQKADLSFRFLLQIRNKLMEAYQEVMRMQF, encoded by the coding sequence ATGGATCCTGTTTCCAGGATATCGGGTAACGTACCGGGTTTCTTCGGGCCGAAGAAAGGGAGCGCTTCCCCAGGCGGGGATAGTTTTGCAGATACCCTGAAGGCCTTTGCCCGGTATGTGGATGGTGAAATCAAGAAGTCGGACCGAATGGCACAGGAATTCGCGGTGGGAAAGAGACAGGATATCCATGAGGTCATGATAGCAGCACAGAAGGCCGACCTCTCCTTCCGTTTCCTGCTCCAGATCCGGAACAAACTCATGGAGGCCTATCAGGAAGTGATGCGCATGCAGTTCTAA
- the fliF gene encoding flagellar M-ring protein FliF — MAETEKNSIQQFIQVFKAMPNGKKASFGLVVVTLVGGFIALFLWANRPDFQVLFANLDAADAGRITEKLREQKIPYQLKEGGSAIMVPREKVYQLRLELASEGIPRGHNVGFEIFDNLPFSTTEFVQKLKYKQALQGELARTIMEFDAVDQARVHIVTSGDSLFAEPEKPATASVVLRLHPGRSLDQRQMQGIINLVARAVEGLKPENVTLVDMSRGLLSKGYPGGDGADALSRAQFEYQQKIERTLEHRIQTMLESVVGMNRVVARVSAEVDFERVKILEERFDPDSSVIRSEQKEKEVSSDQSGYAAGSPDLQAQVYKSPGTMGGGGSSGKSFQKENSVINYEINKIQRQVMNSVGEIKRLSVAVIVDGPYVSEKGPDGKTIQKFVPRSRREMKTFEDIVKKAMGFRSERGDQVSVTNIPFAIQTEEVALVGNGSPWLDYARKATKPLFNIFLIALFFLFAVRPFKRWLKNAGESIFVPSLPQGEGVPQLSEQAGEAADKTGEKKRTAEITASNPDMAAQVIRAWLHEGR; from the coding sequence ATGGCGGAAACAGAGAAGAATTCCATTCAGCAGTTCATTCAGGTGTTCAAGGCCATGCCCAATGGGAAAAAGGCTTCCTTCGGGCTGGTCGTAGTCACCCTGGTTGGTGGGTTCATCGCGCTCTTTCTCTGGGCGAACCGGCCTGATTTCCAGGTCCTTTTCGCGAACCTTGATGCGGCGGATGCAGGAAGGATCACAGAGAAACTTCGGGAGCAAAAGATCCCCTACCAGCTCAAGGAAGGGGGAAGCGCGATCATGGTCCCAAGGGAAAAAGTCTACCAGCTCAGGCTGGAGCTCGCAAGTGAAGGCATCCCCCGGGGCCACAATGTGGGTTTTGAGATATTCGACAACCTGCCCTTCAGTACGACCGAGTTCGTGCAAAAGCTGAAATACAAGCAGGCCCTCCAGGGAGAGTTGGCCCGCACCATCATGGAATTCGATGCAGTGGACCAGGCAAGGGTCCATATCGTCACGTCCGGCGATTCTCTTTTCGCCGAACCGGAAAAACCCGCCACAGCGTCGGTCGTTTTAAGGCTCCACCCGGGCAGGTCCCTGGACCAGAGGCAGATGCAGGGAATCATCAATCTCGTGGCCCGGGCCGTTGAGGGCCTGAAACCCGAGAACGTAACGCTCGTGGACATGTCCCGAGGGCTCCTTTCCAAGGGATACCCGGGAGGCGACGGGGCCGACGCCCTCAGCCGGGCCCAGTTCGAATACCAGCAGAAGATCGAGAGGACCCTGGAGCACCGCATCCAAACCATGCTGGAGTCCGTAGTGGGCATGAACAGGGTGGTGGCGAGGGTCTCCGCGGAGGTGGATTTCGAGAGGGTCAAGATCCTGGAAGAGAGGTTCGACCCCGACAGCAGCGTTATTCGGAGCGAGCAGAAGGAAAAGGAGGTTTCCTCGGATCAGAGCGGTTATGCGGCAGGATCCCCTGACCTCCAGGCCCAGGTATATAAAAGCCCTGGAACCATGGGGGGTGGAGGAAGCTCGGGCAAGAGCTTTCAAAAAGAGAACTCCGTGATCAATTACGAGATCAATAAGATACAGCGCCAGGTCATGAACTCCGTGGGAGAAATCAAGCGCCTCTCCGTCGCCGTCATCGTGGACGGGCCCTATGTTTCTGAGAAGGGACCGGACGGGAAGACCATCCAGAAGTTCGTGCCCCGAAGTCGAAGGGAAATGAAGACCTTCGAGGACATCGTCAAGAAGGCGATGGGCTTCAGGAGTGAACGAGGAGACCAGGTGAGCGTGACCAATATCCCCTTCGCCATCCAGACGGAGGAAGTGGCGCTCGTAGGGAACGGATCTCCCTGGTTGGACTATGCCCGTAAGGCCACCAAGCCCCTTTTCAACATTTTCCTGATCGCCCTCTTCTTCCTCTTCGCTGTAAGGCCTTTCAAGAGGTGGCTGAAAAACGCCGGGGAATCCATCTTTGTACCGTCTCTTCCACAGGGAGAGGGCGTTCCCCAGCTCTCCGAGCAGGCGGGAGAGGCGGCGGACAAGACTGGTGAAAAGAAACGAACTGCGGAGATCACCGCCAGCAACCCGGACATGGCGGCCCAGGTGATCCGGGCGTGGTTGCACGAGGGAAGGTAA
- the fliG gene encoding flagellar motor switch protein FliG, which produces MASTSTLTGARKAAIFLLVMGEEFTAQVFKHLEEGEIKLIGEHMAQIKKVDPQLVSSIMEEFSYTYEGTGTINVSGKEFLQKSVSLAFDSRKADDLLEDLLSRRGLGSFEKLGSLSPPVLANMLLNEHPQTIALILVNMKFQHAAEVVQHLPEEIQSEVIMRIANLGDVPNEIVHEIQESIEEQLSNISRASDENLGGIQTAAEILNHMDHKTENSILEKIETEQEELAEEIRQSMFVFSDLVTLDDRSIRALLKEISNDELILALKTASEELAEKIFSNVSQRAAQMMKEDMEVMGPVRLRDVEQAQLNIIKVARRLAEEGKIVLGSKGGDDILV; this is translated from the coding sequence TTGGCTTCGACGAGTACACTTACGGGCGCAAGGAAAGCGGCCATCTTCTTGTTGGTCATGGGAGAGGAGTTCACCGCCCAGGTCTTCAAGCACCTGGAGGAGGGGGAGATCAAGTTGATCGGCGAGCACATGGCCCAGATCAAGAAGGTGGATCCCCAACTGGTATCCTCTATCATGGAGGAGTTCTCATACACCTATGAAGGCACAGGAACCATCAACGTGTCGGGGAAAGAATTTCTCCAAAAATCCGTATCCCTGGCTTTCGACTCCAGAAAAGCGGACGATCTCCTCGAAGACCTGCTCTCCAGGCGGGGCCTGGGATCCTTTGAAAAGCTCGGGTCCCTCAGCCCCCCGGTCCTGGCCAATATGCTCCTAAACGAACACCCTCAGACCATCGCCCTCATACTGGTCAACATGAAATTCCAGCATGCGGCCGAGGTGGTCCAGCACCTGCCCGAAGAGATCCAGAGCGAGGTCATCATGCGGATCGCCAACCTGGGGGACGTCCCCAATGAGATCGTCCACGAGATCCAGGAGAGCATCGAGGAGCAGCTTTCCAATATCAGCCGGGCCTCGGACGAGAATCTGGGCGGCATCCAGACGGCGGCCGAGATTCTGAACCACATGGATCACAAGACCGAGAACAGTATCCTCGAAAAGATCGAGACCGAACAGGAGGAGCTTGCCGAGGAGATCCGTCAGTCCATGTTCGTCTTCTCCGACCTGGTCACCCTGGACGATCGGTCCATCCGCGCCCTCCTCAAGGAGATCAGCAACGACGAACTCATCCTGGCCCTCAAGACCGCCAGCGAGGAATTGGCGGAGAAGATTTTCAGCAACGTCAGCCAGAGGGCCGCCCAAATGATGAAGGAAGACATGGAAGTGATGGGCCCGGTGAGACTCCGGGATGTGGAACAGGCCCAGCTCAATATCATCAAGGTCGCCCGAAGGCTTGCGGAGGAAGGGAAGATCGTGCTTGGCAGCAAAGGGGGTGACGATATCCTTGTCTAG
- a CDS encoding FliI/YscN family ATPase — translation MSLSLARYLDRVRTCPMIRMEGEVKKVVGTVIEGEGPPIPVGGVCRILSPNLSEPVVAEAVGFRDGRVILMPLSNCEGVQPGSRIIAHRYEAKVGAGVGLLGRVLDGLGNPLDGEPAPSVEKFMSLYAPPLNPLRRSRIREPLDVGVRSINCLITLAKGQRCGIMAGSGVGKSVLLGMMARYTQADVNVIALIGERGREVKEFIERDLGKEGLKRSVVVAATSDTSPLIRIRGAYLATAIAEFFRDHQGKDVLLMMDSVTRFAMAAREVGLAAGEPPTTKAYPPSTFAHLPRLLERAGTNGGTGSITGIYTVLVEGDDMNEPIGDAVRSIVDGHIVLDRQLATRGHYPAIDVLSSVSRLMGDVVDREHLSRAVELRRILADYAKIEDLVNLGAYEKGANRRTDRALEMIEEVNAFLQQDVGRGCTLEEGLRELTRLLNSKKM, via the coding sequence ATGAGCCTGTCCCTGGCGCGATACCTTGACAGGGTCCGCACCTGCCCCATGATCCGGATGGAAGGGGAGGTCAAGAAGGTGGTGGGCACGGTCATTGAGGGAGAGGGCCCTCCTATTCCGGTGGGCGGGGTTTGCCGGATCCTGTCCCCGAATCTTTCCGAACCTGTCGTGGCAGAGGCAGTGGGTTTCAGGGATGGGCGGGTGATCTTAATGCCCCTTTCGAATTGCGAGGGCGTGCAGCCGGGAAGTCGAATCATCGCCCACCGTTACGAAGCCAAGGTGGGAGCGGGCGTCGGCCTTCTGGGGCGTGTCCTGGACGGCCTGGGAAACCCCCTTGACGGAGAGCCGGCGCCCAGTGTCGAAAAATTCATGTCCCTTTATGCCCCTCCCCTGAATCCCTTGCGGAGGAGCAGGATCCGGGAACCCCTGGATGTGGGGGTTCGTTCCATCAATTGCCTGATCACCCTGGCCAAGGGCCAGCGGTGCGGGATCATGGCGGGATCGGGCGTGGGAAAGAGCGTTTTGCTCGGAATGATGGCCCGATATACTCAGGCGGATGTCAATGTCATAGCCCTGATAGGAGAGCGGGGAAGGGAAGTCAAGGAATTCATCGAGCGGGATCTGGGGAAGGAGGGATTGAAACGCTCCGTTGTTGTGGCGGCCACCTCGGATACCTCTCCCCTGATAAGGATTCGTGGGGCCTATTTGGCCACCGCCATAGCGGAATTTTTCCGGGACCACCAGGGTAAAGACGTACTCTTGATGATGGATTCCGTAACCCGCTTTGCCATGGCGGCCCGGGAGGTCGGACTGGCCGCAGGTGAACCACCGACCACCAAGGCCTATCCCCCCAGTACCTTTGCACACCTCCCCCGGCTCCTGGAACGGGCCGGAACCAACGGAGGAACGGGATCCATCACGGGAATCTACACGGTGCTGGTGGAGGGGGACGACATGAACGAACCCATCGGGGATGCGGTGCGTTCTATCGTGGATGGGCATATCGTCCTGGACCGGCAGTTGGCAACCCGGGGACACTATCCTGCGATCGATGTGCTCTCCAGCGTGAGCCGCCTTATGGGGGACGTGGTGGACCGGGAGCATCTCTCCCGTGCCGTTGAACTGAGGCGTATTCTGGCCGATTACGCCAAGATCGAGGACCTTGTAAATCTCGGTGCTTACGAGAAGGGGGCCAACAGGAGGACGGACCGGGCCCTGGAGATGATCGAGGAGGTCAATGCTTTCCTTCAGCAGGATGTGGGAAGAGGGTGCACCCTGGAGGAGGGACTCAGGGAGCTTACCAGGCTCCTGAACTCCAAGAAGATGTGA
- the fliJ gene encoding flagellar export protein FliJ — MGYSFRYQPVLNYRERRKEQAEIALAKARERLGEARRLLEEYRRKLYETTRDFESRLKTGMSADEIQNHREYLETLGRRIESQEEEVFRLEKVVRRKMHEVLQRSREYRIMEKLRDKDFDAWRRKQFQEEQKWMNEVAVTRHGREFP, encoded by the coding sequence GTGGGATATTCCTTCAGATACCAGCCCGTCCTCAACTACCGGGAGCGGCGGAAGGAACAGGCCGAGATCGCCCTGGCCAAGGCCCGGGAACGGCTGGGAGAGGCCCGCAGACTACTGGAAGAGTACCGTAGAAAACTTTACGAGACAACCCGGGACTTCGAGTCCAGATTAAAGACGGGAATGTCGGCCGATGAGATTCAAAACCACCGGGAATACCTGGAGACCCTCGGGAGGCGAATCGAGTCCCAAGAAGAGGAAGTTTTCAGGTTGGAAAAGGTGGTGCGCCGAAAGATGCACGAAGTCCTCCAGCGGAGCAGGGAATACAGGATCATGGAAAAGCTCAGGGACAAGGACTTCGATGCCTGGCGTCGCAAGCAATTTCAGGAAGAGCAGAAATGGATGAACGAGGTGGCAGTCACCCGCCACGGAAGGGAGTTCCCATGA